The window AATCCTCCTTCCATGCAGATCATGCACCGACAATTGATGTTTGTTCTCGCGCTCGCCGCGACGCTCTCATCGACGGCCCGTAGTCAGGCGTCAGACACGGTTTACGACGTCGTGATCCGCAACGGGCGCGTGCTCGACGGCGAAGGGAATCCATGGATCGCCGCCGACGTGGCGATCAAGGACGGTCACTTCGCTCGCATCGGCCGCGTTGCCGGACACGGCAAGACCGAAATCGACGCGAGGGGCAAGTACGTTTCGCCGGGCTGGATCGACATGATGGATCAGTCAGGCGGCGTGTTACCGCGGAACGGGCTCGCCCAGAACAAACTGCGCGAGGGCGTGACGACTGCAATCGGCGGTGAAGGTGGAACGCCGGTGCCCGCGTCGCGCATCGGCGAATACTTCGCGACCCTCGAGAGACAGGGGATCAGCATCAACTTTGGCACGTACTTCAGCGAGACGCAGACGCGCGTCGCGGTCCTGGGTCGCTCGGCGCGGGCCCCGACGGCGGCGGAGCTCGATCGGATGCGTGCAATTATGGACACGGCGATGCACGCGGGCGCGATGGGCATGACGACGGCGCTCATCTATCCGCCGTCGAGCTACGCGACGACCGATGAGCTGGTCGAGGTAGCGAAGGCCGCCGCGCCGTTAGGCGGCATCTATGCCAGTCACATTCGTGGAGAAGGGAAGGAAGTCGTGCAAGCCGTTGGCGAGGCGATCGCCGTCGGCGAGCGGGCCGGCATGCCCGTCGAAATCTTCCATCTCAAGGTTGCATATCAGCCGGGATGGGGCGTGCTGATGGATTCGGTTCGCGCCGAGGTCGATGCGGCACGGGCGCGAGGCGTCGACGTCGCCGCCGATATGTACGTCTATACGGCGGGCGGCACGGGGCTCGAGGCCACGATTCCGAGTTGGGCCTTCGCGGGTGGCATCGATTCGCTCAAAGCGCGTCTGGCCAATCCAACGATTCGCGCTCGACTCAAGCACGAGCAACAGACGGGCGTTGCTGGTTGGTGGAACATCATCGAGGCTGCGGGAGGATGGGAGGGCATCGTCC of the Gemmatimonadaceae bacterium genome contains:
- a CDS encoding amidohydrolase family protein, which translates into the protein MHRQLMFVLALAATLSSTARSQASDTVYDVVIRNGRVLDGEGNPWIAADVAIKDGHFARIGRVAGHGKTEIDARGKYVSPGWIDMMDQSGGVLPRNGLAQNKLREGVTTAIGGEGGTPVPASRIGEYFATLERQGISINFGTYFSETQTRVAVLGRSARAPTAAELDRMRAIMDTAMHAGAMGMTTALIYPPSSYATTDELVEVAKAAAPLGGIYASHIRGEGKEVVQAVGEAIAVGERAGMPVEIFHLKVAYQPGWGVLMDSVRAEVDAARARGVDVAADMYVYTAGGTGLEATIPSWAFAGGIDSLKARLANPTIRARLKHEQQTGVAGWWNIIEAAGGWEGIVLVNARNPANKKYENKSIAQIAKETGRDPSDVAFDLVAQGQDRVMAIYHMMGEQDIETALRFPWTSIGSDAGAILTYGEPDETGLPHPRSFGNFPRVIARYVKERHVLTLEDAIRKMTSWPATRMRLANRGAIRDGNWADVTIFDLDQLQDKATYESPMEFPTGIDWVLVNGVVTIDRGRHTGAKAGQVLRGPGYVCTPNTGSTCQSVSAR